One window from the genome of Hippoglossus hippoglossus isolate fHipHip1 chromosome 10, fHipHip1.pri, whole genome shotgun sequence encodes:
- the LOC117769811 gene encoding uncharacterized protein LOC117769811, with the protein MHSRSPDFRVVCGIDGCPSEYRVYNSFYYHVKRTHAHHLLQVEAAEEEGPTRHGLPEAGERTAANDQTNASPVAEAEGSSIIIPASGFQEDGEGRMNVDLSKHATAFLLQARETHRLTQRAVNQMVSGVQQYQAALLEHLKQQMSDMIERHSGDLDQLKSDAMGIFDQCVDPFSQIASTHLQDKTIKELLKPVEPEIVVAKQTVCYVKHGDSRVLTIKDHCFHYIPLVKSLEQLLSHPRIIAMIDERPQTCKDGFYQDFIDGDIFKSHPLFLKFPTALQLVLYTDEIELCNPLGSRANKNKLLLIYYTLGNINPKYRSRLAAIRLLAMVKSKDLSHCGIDEIFERINRDLTELYDGVQVVTANGERTIYGALMSVCGDTLAQHEVAGFKIGVGFAYSKCRHCECNFEDMQEQFNEDLFVKRTMASHNRQCNDIEKANTDFLKDKLKMTYGINRRSKLTEFPHFDIINQTPQDIMHVILEGVAPYEIKCVLKHLVHSGHMDLDAFNS; encoded by the exons ATGCACAGTCGCAGCCCTGACTTTCGCGTCGTGTGCGGGATTGATGGCTGTCCAAGTGAGTACAGGGTCTATAACTCCTTCTACTATCACGTGAAGCGGACACACGCGCATCATCTTCTCCAAGTTGAAGCGGCGGAGGAGGAAGGACCGACTCGTCACGGTTTACCTGAAGCAGGTGAAAGGACAGCCGCAAACGACCAAACTAATGCAAGCCCTGTGGCTGAAGCGGAGGGCTCAAGCATCATCATTCCAGCG AGTGGATTTCAAGAAGATGGAGAGGGTCGCATGAATGTTGACCTTTCTAAACATGCAACTGCATTTCTTCTTCAAGCCAGAGAAACCCATCGACTGACACAG AGAGCTGTTAACCAAATGGTGAGTGGAGTCCAGCAATATCAGGCCGCATTATTGGAGCACCTAAAACAGCAAATGAGCGACATGATTGAGAGACATTCTGGGGACCTGGATCAACTAAAGAGTGATGCAATGGGGATATTTGACCAGTGTGTTGACCCTTTCAGTCAAATTGCTTCCACCCATTTGCAGGATAAGACCATCAAAGAACTGTTAAAACCAGTTGAACCAGAGATTGTTGTCGCAAAACAAACAGTATGTTATGTGAAACATGGAGACTCCAGAGTTCTTACCATTAAGGaccattgttttcattatatacCGTTGGTGAAAAGTTTGGAGCAGCTGCTATCACATCCAAGAATTATTGCAATGATTGATGAGAGGCCACAGACATGCAAGGATGGATTTTATCAGGATTTCATtgatggagacatttttaaGTCGCACCCACTGTTTTTGAAATTTCCCACAGCATTGCAGTTGGTTTTATATACAGATGAAATTGAGCTATGCAATCCTCTTGGATCTCgggcaaacaaaaacaaattgttattgatttattacaCCTTAGGTAACATCAACCCTAAATACAGATCAAGACTTGCTGCCATTCGTCTGCTTGCCATGGTAAAATCAAAAGATCTTTCCCATTGTGGTATTGACGAGATATTTGAGAGGATTAACCGTGACTTAACTGAGCTGTATGATGGTGTCCAGGTTGTCACTGCAAATGGTGAGAGGACAATTTATGGGGCACTTATGTCTGTGTGCGGAGACACTCTAGCTCAGCATGAAGTGGCTGGATTTAAGATAGGAGTGGGGTTTGCCTACAGTAAATGCAGGCACTGCGAATGCAACTTTGAAGACATGCAGGAGCAATTTAATGAAGATTTGTTTGTTAAAAGGACAATGGCAAGTCATAACAGGCAATGTAATGACATTGAAAAGGCAAATACTGACTTTctgaaagacaaactaaaaATGACATATGGCATAAACAGGAGAAGCAAATTAACAGAATTTCCTCACTTTGATATAATCAATCAAACCCCACAAGACATCATGCATGTCATTCTTGAAGGTGTTGCCCCAtatgaaatcaaatgtgttttaaagcatcTTGTGCATTCGGGGCATATGGACTTAGACGCATTCAACA GCTGA